In Pseudomonas sp. PDM14, a genomic segment contains:
- the recD gene encoding exodeoxyribonuclease V subunit alpha, whose translation MNLADLPLGPLERALVDSLRRLDPAAPEAVLAAAALCTETLAGGDVCLPLARYAGRRPWAEFAFILPSLADWRTQLQASALVGVPGDFAPLILDGQRLYLARYHAYETQLAAQLLQRAADVPAVDEAALGESLTRLFAFNSNTPDWQRLAAAQAVRRRLAVISGGPGTGKTTTVVRLLAALLEQSGGANLAIGLAAPTGKAAARMAEAIRNAKAALPVSEAIKAALPEEARTLHRLLGSRGDTPKVRHDAARPLALDVLVVDEASMVDLALMAKLVDALPPHARLILLGDKDQLAAVEAGAVFAELCEGRGFDAVAVADLQRITGQVVPVEPPRSRLGDAVVLLTHSHRFAGDSGIGELARRINGGDAAGTLNLLRERRADLHWQDQPTSAALLERLDQGYRPYLQAARNGDPVQAFAAFNAFRALTAQREGPWGVSGINEALEARIKRRLSLPERERWYPGRAVMVRQNDYALGLFNGDIGLCLHGEHGLRVYFEGEDGYRAFAPARLPSHDSAFAMTVHKSQGSEFSEVLLALPDLPSPLLTRALLYTGITRAKQQVEIWALPARLSEAVNSKAERAAGLAERLGVTPVAPASVTPSAANLGNQLDLF comes from the coding sequence ATGAATCTTGCCGATCTGCCCCTCGGCCCACTGGAGCGGGCGCTGGTCGACAGCCTGCGCCGTCTCGATCCGGCGGCACCGGAGGCCGTGCTGGCCGCCGCCGCGCTGTGCACTGAAACCCTGGCCGGTGGCGATGTGTGCCTGCCGCTAGCGCGTTACGCCGGTCGCCGACCCTGGGCGGAATTCGCCTTTATCTTGCCGAGCCTGGCCGACTGGCGCACGCAGTTGCAGGCCAGCGCCCTGGTCGGCGTGCCGGGTGATTTCGCCCCGCTGATCCTCGACGGCCAGCGCCTGTATCTGGCCCGCTACCACGCCTACGAAACCCAGCTCGCCGCACAGTTGCTGCAGCGCGCGGCGGACGTGCCGGCGGTCGATGAAGCGGCGCTGGGTGAAAGCCTGACGCGGCTGTTCGCCTTCAACAGCAACACGCCGGACTGGCAGCGCCTGGCTGCGGCGCAGGCGGTGCGGCGGCGCCTGGCGGTGATCTCCGGCGGCCCTGGCACCGGCAAGACCACCACCGTGGTGCGCCTGCTCGCGGCACTCCTTGAGCAGTCGGGCGGTGCCAACCTGGCCATCGGCCTGGCCGCGCCCACCGGCAAGGCGGCGGCGCGCATGGCCGAGGCGATCCGCAACGCCAAGGCGGCGCTGCCGGTCAGCGAGGCGATCAAGGCGGCCCTGCCTGAGGAAGCGCGCACCCTGCACCGCCTGCTCGGCAGCCGCGGCGACACGCCCAAGGTGCGTCACGACGCGGCGCGGCCATTGGCGCTGGACGTGCTGGTGGTCGACGAAGCCTCGATGGTCGACCTGGCGCTGATGGCCAAACTGGTCGACGCGCTGCCGCCGCACGCGCGGCTGATCCTGCTCGGTGACAAGGACCAGCTGGCTGCCGTGGAAGCCGGCGCGGTGTTCGCCGAACTCTGCGAAGGCCGCGGTTTTGACGCCGTGGCGGTGGCCGATCTGCAGCGCATCACCGGCCAGGTCGTACCGGTCGAGCCGCCGCGCTCGCGGCTTGGTGACGCCGTGGTGCTGCTCACCCACAGCCACCGCTTCGCCGGCGACAGCGGCATCGGCGAACTGGCGCGGCGGATCAATGGCGGCGATGCAGCGGGTACGTTGAACCTGCTGCGCGAGCGCCGCGCCGACCTGCACTGGCAGGACCAGCCGACGTCGGCCGCGCTGCTGGAGCGCCTCGACCAGGGCTACCGGCCCTACCTGCAGGCCGCGCGTAACGGTGATCCGGTCCAGGCCTTCGCCGCCTTCAACGCTTTTCGCGCGCTCACCGCACAGCGTGAAGGGCCGTGGGGTGTGAGCGGCATCAACGAGGCGCTGGAGGCGCGGATCAAGCGACGCCTGAGCTTGCCCGAGCGCGAGCGCTGGTACCCCGGCCGTGCGGTGATGGTGCGGCAGAACGACTATGCGCTGGGCCTGTTTAACGGCGACATCGGCCTGTGCCTGCACGGCGAACACGGCCTACGCGTCTATTTCGAGGGTGAAGACGGCTACCGCGCTTTCGCCCCGGCACGCCTGCCCAGCCACGACAGCGCCTTCGCCATGACCGTGCACAAGAGCCAGGGCTCGGAATTCAGCGAAGTGCTGCTGGCGCTGCCCGACCTGCCCAGCCCGCTGCTGACCCGCGCACTGCTCTACACCGGCATCACCCGCGCCAAGCAGCAGGTGGAAATCTGGGCCCTGCCGGCACGCCTGAGCGAGGCGGTGAACAGCAAGGCCGAGCGCGCGGCGGGGTTGGCCGAGCGCCTGGGTGTAACGCCTGTGGCGCCGGCCAGCGTCACGCCTTCCGCGGCTAACCTGGGTAATCAGCTCGACCTCTTCTGA
- a CDS encoding PspA/IM30 family protein, which translates to MFARLSNVFKGILSLFIKDLERKNPEALLELEQENLRKQIANFNQGLAAHAGLAERLMSQVRKQETEERELHARTTAHLRAGNKSAAAQNALRLQTLARELEENRRQLAQAEETYQNLTKAREVAVNAARAKIEALKGAINDMRMKTAMAEMNEMAAGMVSTIGGSGDTLNRLHEMVEEERTKAAGRARMARDSMDMSEVNLKEAEMDALADQALADFAAKEGIALPGQETTEVPAANRSMGSNPQSESQ; encoded by the coding sequence ATGTTTGCCCGCCTGTCCAATGTCTTCAAAGGCATCCTCTCCCTGTTCATCAAGGACCTGGAGCGCAAGAATCCGGAAGCGCTGCTGGAGCTGGAGCAGGAAAACCTGCGCAAACAGATCGCCAACTTCAACCAGGGCCTGGCTGCCCACGCCGGCCTGGCCGAGCGCCTGATGAGCCAGGTGCGCAAGCAGGAAACCGAAGAGCGTGAACTGCATGCCCGCACCACCGCGCACCTGCGTGCCGGCAACAAATCCGCTGCCGCACAGAACGCCCTGCGCCTGCAGACCCTGGCCCGCGAGCTGGAAGAGAACCGCCGCCAACTGGCCCAGGCCGAAGAGACCTATCAGAACCTGACCAAGGCCCGCGAAGTGGCGGTGAACGCCGCGCGCGCCAAGATCGAAGCGCTCAAGGGCGCGATCAACGACATGCGCATGAAGACCGCCATGGCCGAGATGAACGAGATGGCGGCCGGCATGGTCAGCACCATCGGCGGCTCGGGCGACACCCTCAATCGCCTGCACGAGATGGTCGAGGAAGAGCGCACCAAGGCCGCCGGCCGCGCGCGCATGGCCCGCGATTCGATGGACATGAGCGAAGTGAACCTCAAGGAAGCCGAGATGGATGCCCTGGCAGACCAGGCTCTGGCGGACTTCGCGGCGAAGGAAGGCATCGCCCTGCCTGGCCAGGAAACCACCGAAGTGCCCGCCGCCAATCGCAGCATGGGTAGCAACCCGCAGTCGGAAAGCCAGTAA
- a CDS encoding AAA family ATPase, with translation MAAVQAPQAPAWLEELRLAYESGAHGQFVLYGNVADRFLLDGRLVSLTRYLDARLLGTFDIVFLYDPGNGLSLLRGAERFAEWPAAAQVQPWPHDPREAVELISRYLRYRANLRALGRGDSEHVAVILRGAELILPASQQGDFATASLASLVRDWAAEPPFSDMAFASLLLADNLNDLHPLVANNPRIDRVQVPLPDASSLEQCLAQLRIDHAKAFAAEETGAVQTLAGVSLSALASLVRRRAHEGKVLGPQDWIAAKKELVEADSAGLVEFIESARTLDDYHAQDALKTWLRQDMALWQASDLRALPKGYIFCGPVGTGKTYLVECLAGEAGVPVVKLKNFRDRWVGSSEGNLEKIFRLIRGLGRCIVFIDEADQTLGKRDGGSGDGGLSGRIYSMIAQEMGAADNRGKVVWILASSRPDLIEVDLKRPGRVDVKIPLLPTTTVEESAALLRAMLKRFDISLDSAALERLELPLLLTPGAAEALAVKVYRQVRTASLAPLAALEQCLQGYQPPVSPQVLRQQMVIAIREATDVAFVPAALRSLGQEGGAA, from the coding sequence ATGGCCGCGGTCCAAGCCCCGCAGGCACCTGCCTGGCTGGAGGAGCTGCGCCTGGCGTACGAGAGCGGTGCCCACGGCCAGTTCGTGCTGTACGGCAACGTCGCCGACCGCTTCCTGCTGGACGGCCGCCTGGTCAGCCTGACGCGCTATCTCGATGCGCGGCTGCTCGGCACTTTCGACATCGTCTTTCTCTACGACCCGGGCAACGGCCTGAGCCTGCTGCGCGGCGCCGAGCGTTTCGCCGAATGGCCGGCGGCAGCGCAGGTGCAGCCGTGGCCGCATGACCCGCGCGAAGCGGTGGAGCTGATCAGCCGCTACCTGCGTTACCGCGCCAACCTGCGCGCGCTGGGGCGTGGCGACAGCGAGCACGTTGCGGTGATCCTGCGCGGCGCCGAGCTGATCCTGCCGGCCAGCCAGCAGGGCGATTTTGCCACGGCGAGCCTGGCCAGCCTGGTGCGCGACTGGGCCGCCGAGCCGCCGTTCAGCGACATGGCCTTCGCCAGCCTGCTACTCGCCGACAACCTCAACGACCTGCACCCGCTGGTGGCCAACAACCCGCGCATCGACCGCGTGCAGGTGCCATTGCCGGACGCCAGCAGCCTCGAACAGTGTCTGGCGCAGCTGCGCATCGACCACGCCAAGGCCTTCGCCGCCGAGGAAACCGGCGCGGTGCAGACCCTCGCCGGGGTCAGCCTCAGTGCCCTCGCCAGCCTGGTCAGGCGCCGCGCTCACGAGGGCAAGGTGCTTGGCCCGCAGGACTGGATCGCAGCGAAGAAGGAGCTGGTCGAGGCTGATAGCGCCGGGCTGGTCGAATTCATCGAGTCCGCGCGTACCCTCGACGACTACCACGCCCAGGACGCGCTGAAGACCTGGCTGCGCCAGGACATGGCGCTGTGGCAGGCCAGTGACCTGCGCGCGCTGCCCAAGGGCTACATCTTTTGCGGCCCGGTCGGCACCGGCAAAACCTACCTGGTCGAGTGCCTGGCTGGCGAAGCGGGCGTGCCGGTGGTCAAGCTGAAGAACTTCCGCGATCGCTGGGTCGGTTCCAGCGAAGGCAACCTGGAAAAGATCTTCCGCCTGATCCGTGGCCTCGGCCGCTGCATCGTGTTCATCGACGAAGCCGATCAGACCCTCGGCAAGCGCGATGGCGGCAGCGGCGACGGCGGGCTGTCCGGGCGCATCTACTCGATGATCGCCCAGGAGATGGGCGCCGCCGACAACCGCGGCAAGGTGGTGTGGATTCTTGCCTCGTCGCGCCCGGACCTGATCGAGGTCGACCTCAAGCGCCCGGGCCGCGTCGACGTGAAGATCCCGCTGCTGCCGACCACCACGGTGGAAGAAAGCGCCGCGCTGTTGCGCGCCATGCTCAAGCGCTTCGACATCAGCCTCGACAGCGCCGCGCTGGAGCGCCTGGAGCTGCCGCTGCTGCTCACCCCGGGCGCTGCCGAGGCACTGGCGGTGAAGGTCTACCGCCAGGTGCGTACCGCGAGTCTGGCGCCATTGGCGGCCCTCGAACAGTGTCTGCAGGGCTACCAGCCGCCGGTGTCGCCGCAGGTGCTGCGTCAGCAGATGGTCATCGCCATCCGTGAGGCCACCGATGTCGCCTTCGTGCCCGCGGCGCTTCGTTCGCTGGGCCAGGAAGGAGGCGCCGCATGA
- a CDS encoding phosphate ABC transporter substrate-binding/OmpA family protein, which yields MHSTLSRLRQRGSAAGKLLTIVLVLGLLGLGGWLVTKDMLKQDGDSPLAGLQSSLTGGTAAPDPVEPVTGTPVLQSAAPYEMKNNIIDIDMSEYAGYGGLIVANGGLEPNPESIFAKQYGFQVRLNKGESEEWSALNNGQMGAVATTTDVLAVLGRQFDVTVPAQIAFSRGADQVVVDSGIASVNQLKGKVLGASQFNESEFFIRYLASEAGVPVKVLRDLDSRPAPNELGLVFYEDAFIACDAYAAELAGSGRLNGCVGWSPRTDEVVAESAGAAKMLVSNRNLLVVADILVVNKGFATANPDKVKGLVHGLLEGNRLLRDNPQAHADVVAKAFGWTREETLDELSKVHLSNLPENLAFFDGSIASAGSFQGIFQSSVLAYGALIKNPADPARFADVQHLKALDGSGQFKGQAIAIAPIRTSGKVALEGDALLSKDIRFFFEANSAELDKQAKENQDYLDTIKKFLQVSPGSIVLLRGHVDNAMVGDFERQGGPALVKSMALKAMDLSRQRTQAVKDALLARHPGIKEDRIELVGRGWEEPLGQDGEKNRRVEVQWFTLE from the coding sequence ATGCATTCAACCCTATCCCGCCTGCGCCAGCGCGGCAGCGCCGCCGGCAAGCTGCTGACCATCGTGCTGGTGCTCGGCCTGCTCGGCCTCGGCGGCTGGCTGGTGACCAAGGACATGCTCAAGCAGGACGGTGACAGCCCGCTGGCCGGGCTGCAATCGAGCCTCACCGGAGGCACGGCGGCGCCGGACCCGGTGGAACCGGTCACCGGCACACCGGTGCTGCAGTCCGCCGCGCCGTACGAGATGAAGAACAACATCATCGACATCGACATGAGCGAGTACGCCGGCTACGGCGGCCTGATCGTCGCCAACGGCGGGCTGGAGCCCAACCCGGAGTCGATCTTCGCCAAGCAGTACGGCTTCCAGGTGCGCCTGAACAAGGGCGAGAGCGAAGAGTGGTCGGCGCTGAACAACGGCCAGATGGGCGCGGTGGCGACCACCACCGACGTGCTTGCCGTGCTCGGTCGCCAGTTCGATGTCACCGTGCCGGCGCAGATCGCCTTCTCCCGCGGTGCCGATCAGGTGGTGGTGGACAGCGGCATCGCCAGCGTCAACCAGCTCAAGGGCAAGGTGCTCGGCGCCAGCCAGTTCAACGAGAGCGAGTTCTTCATCCGCTACCTGGCCTCCGAAGCCGGCGTGCCGGTCAAGGTGCTGCGTGATCTGGACAGCCGCCCGGCGCCGAACGAGCTGGGCCTGGTGTTCTACGAGGACGCCTTCATCGCCTGCGACGCCTACGCCGCCGAGCTGGCTGGCAGCGGCCGCCTGAACGGTTGCGTGGGCTGGTCGCCGCGCACCGACGAAGTGGTCGCCGAGTCCGCCGGTGCGGCGAAGATGCTGGTGTCCAACCGCAACCTGCTGGTGGTGGCCGACATCCTGGTGGTCAACAAGGGCTTCGCCACGGCCAACCCGGACAAGGTCAAGGGCCTGGTCCACGGCCTGCTCGAAGGCAACCGCCTGCTGCGCGACAACCCGCAGGCGCATGCCGACGTGGTGGCCAAGGCCTTCGGCTGGACCCGCGAGGAAACCCTCGACGAGCTGAGCAAGGTGCACCTGAGCAACCTGCCGGAGAACCTGGCGTTCTTCGACGGCAGCATCGCCTCGGCGGGCTCGTTCCAGGGCATCTTCCAGTCCTCGGTGCTGGCCTACGGCGCGCTGATCAAGAACCCCGCGGACCCGGCGCGCTTCGCCGACGTGCAGCACCTCAAGGCGCTGGATGGCAGTGGCCAGTTCAAAGGCCAGGCCATCGCCATCGCGCCGATCCGCACCAGCGGCAAGGTGGCCCTGGAAGGCGATGCGCTGCTGAGCAAGGACATCCGCTTCTTCTTCGAGGCCAACTCGGCCGAGCTGGACAAGCAGGCCAAGGAAAACCAGGACTACCTGGACACGATCAAGAAATTCCTCCAGGTCAGCCCCGGCTCCATCGTGCTGCTGCGCGGCCACGTCGACAACGCCATGGTCGGCGATTTCGAGCGCCAGGGCGGCCCGGCGCTGGTCAAGAGCATGGCGCTGAAGGCCATGGACCTTTCGCGCCAACGCACCCAGGCGGTCAAGGACGCGCTGCTGGCGCGCCACCCCGGCATCAAGGAAGACCGCATCGAACTGGTCGGCCGTGGCTGGGAAGAGCCGCTCGGCCAGGACGGCGAGAAGAACCGCCGCGTCGAGGTGCAGTGGTTCACCCTGGAATAA